The Zobellia alginiliquefaciens genome contains a region encoding:
- a CDS encoding sulfatase: protein MFKYFTGLFFMIGITSLSAQTEKPNVLFICVDDLRTELGAYGKHYVKSPNMDALAKSGALFTNHYVQVPTCGASRHAILTGMRPSKPVHLSNNAIVEELSTKPESSVPETFIHRFKQVGYHTVGIGKISHSADGYVYGYEEEPTTKKELPHSWSDLAFDSGKWKTGWNAFFAYESGENRQSLKKQVKPYEAGETDDQGYPDGLTTNLAISKLKELKKNEEPFFMGVGFFKPHLPFNAPKKYWDLYNEENLPVSTNPNIPENINQKSLHASSEFNQYALGEEKAGLDKQVSDAYARKLKHAYLASISYIDAQIGRLYQQLKELELDKNTIIVIWGDHGWHLGDQRVWGKHTLFENALKSTLIINSPYSQHKAKKVRAIVESVDIYPTLLDMCGIEQTKSTDGESFEKHIKYNIPDTEEVAYSYYKNGISMRTKTYRLTKYFRNNEPEVELYDHHKGNAKENKNIAEENPEIVQELMPLLDKGNTGLFTVTE, encoded by the coding sequence ATGTTCAAATATTTCACCGGCCTATTTTTCATGATAGGCATAACCTCCCTATCCGCTCAAACCGAAAAACCCAATGTACTTTTTATCTGTGTTGATGACCTCCGTACCGAACTTGGCGCTTATGGTAAACACTATGTAAAATCTCCTAATATGGACGCTCTTGCTAAAAGCGGAGCTCTTTTTACGAATCACTACGTTCAAGTTCCTACTTGTGGTGCTTCAAGACATGCCATTCTTACTGGAATGCGTCCGTCAAAACCTGTTCATCTTTCAAACAATGCCATTGTTGAAGAACTTTCTACAAAACCTGAATCATCAGTTCCAGAAACATTTATCCATCGTTTTAAACAAGTAGGATATCATACGGTAGGCATAGGAAAAATAAGCCATTCGGCGGATGGATACGTCTACGGCTATGAAGAAGAACCAACCACTAAAAAAGAACTTCCCCATAGCTGGAGTGACCTAGCATTCGATTCCGGAAAATGGAAAACTGGTTGGAACGCTTTCTTTGCCTATGAAAGCGGTGAGAACAGACAGAGCCTTAAAAAACAAGTGAAGCCCTATGAAGCTGGCGAAACCGATGACCAGGGCTATCCTGATGGCTTAACGACCAATCTTGCCATCTCCAAATTAAAAGAACTTAAGAAAAATGAAGAACCTTTTTTTATGGGCGTCGGTTTTTTTAAACCACACCTTCCTTTTAACGCTCCCAAAAAATACTGGGACCTTTACAATGAAGAAAACTTGCCAGTTTCCACTAACCCTAATATTCCTGAAAATATCAACCAAAAAAGTCTTCATGCAAGCAGTGAGTTCAATCAGTATGCCCTTGGTGAAGAAAAAGCAGGTCTGGACAAACAGGTATCCGATGCGTATGCTCGTAAACTGAAACACGCCTATCTCGCCTCCATCAGTTACATAGATGCACAGATAGGGAGGCTTTACCAACAATTAAAAGAATTGGAACTCGATAAAAACACCATAATCGTTATTTGGGGAGATCACGGTTGGCATTTAGGCGACCAACGTGTTTGGGGAAAACATACACTTTTTGAAAATGCATTGAAAAGCACATTGATTATTAACTCCCCATATTCCCAGCATAAAGCAAAGAAGGTAAGGGCCATTGTGGAAAGCGTAGATATCTACCCTACCCTATTAGATATGTGCGGAATTGAGCAAACAAAGTCTACTGACGGTGAAAGCTTTGAAAAACATATAAAATACAATATTCCAGATACTGAAGAAGTTGCCTACAGTTATTACAAAAATGGAATTTCCATGCGTACAAAAACGTATAGACTGACTAAGTATTTCAGAAATAACGAACCGGAAGTGGAACTTTACGACCACCACAAAGGAAATGCCAAGGAGAATAAAAATATTGCAGAGGAGAACCCTGAAATTGTACAAGAATTGATGCCGCTATTAGATAAGGGCAATACCGGTCTTTTCACAGTTACCGAATAA
- the ppgK gene encoding polyphosphate--glucose phosphotransferase: MEVLGIDIGGSGIKGAIVNIETGELVTERHRIPTPASRKPEDMANVVAKIVKHFDYKGKVGCGFPTVIKRGICKSPGNLHKSWLNVNVEELFKKKTGLDFTVVNDADIAGYASMNYGTGKDMEGLVIMITIGTGLGSGAFLDGKLIPNFELGQIPYKKYKKIELWAAGSAKDREGLSYKKWGKRFNKFLKLVELIVSPDTILLGGGASKDFDEFKDCITIETPVIPAGLKNHAGIVGAAAAAFHNISYH; the protein is encoded by the coding sequence ATGGAAGTTTTAGGTATAGATATAGGAGGTTCTGGCATAAAAGGTGCCATCGTTAATATCGAAACCGGAGAACTGGTTACAGAACGTCATCGTATACCTACTCCCGCATCTCGCAAACCAGAAGACATGGCAAATGTTGTTGCGAAGATTGTAAAACATTTTGATTACAAAGGAAAAGTAGGCTGTGGATTCCCTACGGTCATAAAAAGAGGGATTTGCAAGTCTCCGGGAAATCTTCATAAAAGTTGGCTGAACGTTAATGTAGAAGAGCTTTTCAAGAAAAAAACCGGACTTGATTTTACCGTGGTGAACGATGCCGATATTGCCGGCTATGCGTCTATGAACTACGGTACCGGAAAAGATATGGAAGGCCTTGTTATCATGATTACTATTGGGACCGGACTTGGTAGTGGTGCTTTTCTTGATGGAAAATTGATTCCAAATTTTGAATTGGGGCAGATTCCGTATAAAAAATACAAAAAAATTGAACTTTGGGCAGCCGGATCTGCTAAGGACCGCGAAGGGCTATCCTATAAAAAATGGGGCAAGCGCTTTAATAAATTCTTAAAATTAGTAGAATTGATCGTTTCTCCGGACACCATTCTGTTGGGAGGAGGTGCATCAAAAGATTTTGATGAATTCAAAGATTGCATTACTATTGAAACACCGGTTATACCAGCAGGTTTAAAAAACCATGCTGGAATTGTAGGAGCAGCCGCAGCGGCTTTTCACAACATATCCTACCACTAA
- the typA gene encoding translational GTPase TypA translates to MSTTTKNIAIIAHVDHGKTTLVDKIMYHCQLFRENQNTGDLILDNNDLERERGITITSKNVSVVYKDTKINIIDTPGHADFGGEVERVLNMADGVLLLVDAFEGPMPQTRFVLQKAIDLGLKPCVVINKVDKENCTPEEVHEKVFDLMFELGAEEWQLDFPTVYGSAKNNWMSEDWQNETENIEPLLDMVIEHIPTFEPKEGNTQMLITSLDFSSFTGRIAIGRLQRGTLKEGQQISLVKRDGSIVKSKIKELFTFEGLGRLKVQEVATGDICAITGIEGFEIGDTVADIENPEGLKTIAIDEPTMSMLFTINDSPFFGKDGKFVTSRHINERLQKELEKNLALRVSETDSADKFLVFGRGVLHLSVLIETMRREGYELQIGQPQVIIKEIDGVKCEPVESLTIDLPETVSGKAVEMVSMRKGEMTSMEAKGERMVCEFLIPSRGIIGLRNQLLTATAGEAIMAHRFLEYQPMKGDIPQRQNGSLVSMETGKAIPYSIDKLQDRGKFFVDPGEDIYEGQVIGENSRGDDMTVNITKTKKLSNVRSSGADDKAKIVPAIKFSLEEALEYIQKDEYVEVTPNHLRLRKIYLTEVDRKRNKIA, encoded by the coding sequence ATGTCAACAACAACAAAGAACATCGCGATCATCGCGCACGTAGACCACGGTAAAACCACCTTGGTAGATAAAATTATGTATCACTGTCAATTGTTTCGTGAGAACCAGAACACAGGAGACCTAATTTTGGATAATAATGATTTGGAACGTGAACGTGGTATTACCATTACCTCTAAAAACGTATCCGTTGTTTATAAAGATACCAAGATTAACATCATCGATACTCCTGGTCACGCCGATTTTGGTGGTGAAGTAGAGCGTGTATTGAACATGGCCGATGGGGTTTTGTTGTTAGTAGATGCTTTTGAGGGACCAATGCCGCAAACGCGTTTTGTACTTCAAAAAGCAATTGACCTTGGTTTAAAGCCTTGTGTGGTTATCAATAAAGTTGATAAAGAAAACTGTACTCCAGAAGAAGTACATGAGAAGGTTTTTGACTTAATGTTCGAGTTGGGTGCTGAAGAATGGCAGCTAGATTTCCCTACCGTATATGGTTCTGCAAAGAACAATTGGATGAGCGAAGATTGGCAAAACGAAACAGAAAACATAGAGCCATTGTTAGATATGGTTATTGAGCATATTCCAACTTTTGAACCAAAAGAAGGAAATACGCAAATGTTGATTACATCTTTGGATTTCTCTTCTTTTACCGGTCGTATTGCTATCGGTAGATTACAGAGAGGTACTTTGAAAGAAGGACAACAAATTTCCTTGGTAAAGAGAGATGGATCTATAGTAAAATCTAAAATAAAAGAGCTTTTTACTTTTGAAGGTCTGGGAAGGCTTAAAGTACAAGAAGTGGCAACAGGAGATATCTGTGCTATTACAGGTATTGAAGGTTTTGAAATTGGTGATACCGTTGCCGATATTGAAAACCCAGAAGGTTTAAAGACTATTGCTATAGATGAGCCAACAATGAGTATGTTGTTCACTATTAACGATAGTCCGTTCTTTGGAAAGGATGGTAAATTCGTTACTTCTAGACATATTAATGAAAGACTTCAAAAAGAACTGGAAAAGAACTTGGCGTTACGTGTAAGCGAAACGGATAGTGCGGATAAGTTTTTAGTTTTTGGTCGTGGGGTTTTGCACCTTTCGGTTTTAATTGAAACTATGCGTCGTGAAGGTTACGAACTTCAAATTGGTCAGCCACAGGTTATCATTAAAGAAATAGATGGTGTTAAATGTGAGCCAGTAGAATCTTTGACTATTGATTTGCCGGAAACAGTTTCTGGAAAAGCGGTAGAAATGGTTTCTATGCGTAAAGGTGAAATGACCAGTATGGAGGCTAAAGGTGAGCGTATGGTTTGTGAGTTCTTGATTCCTTCAAGAGGTATCATAGGTCTTCGTAACCAATTGTTGACCGCTACGGCGGGTGAGGCTATTATGGCACACCGTTTCTTGGAATACCAACCAATGAAAGGGGATATTCCACAAAGACAAAACGGTTCTTTGGTTTCTATGGAAACAGGAAAAGCAATTCCTTATTCAATAGATAAGCTACAGGATAGAGGTAAATTCTTTGTTGATCCAGGTGAAGATATTTATGAAGGTCAGGTTATTGGTGAAAACTCTCGTGGCGATGACATGACAGTTAATATTACAAAAACCAAGAAACTTTCTAACGTTCGTTCTTCAGGTGCGGATGATAAAGCTAAGATTGTTCCAGCAATTAAATTCTCATTAGAGGAAGCGTTGGAATACATTCAGAAAGATGAGTACGTTGAGGTTACTCCAAATCATCTACGGCTTAGGAAAATCTACTTAACGGAAGTAGACAGAAAGAGAAATAAAATTGCATAA